A DNA window from Arachis hypogaea cultivar Tifrunner chromosome 18, arahy.Tifrunner.gnm2.J5K5, whole genome shotgun sequence contains the following coding sequences:
- the LOC140181450 gene encoding uncharacterized protein → MYVVRKDDVGMISDRHESIRTAVNRSGGDWQPLRTWWMFCIRHIGSNFLRAFKVPHLQKLVVNIGYSRTMEEYNINYKRLEERGEAYARWCDAIGLRHWVLAFDEGHRWGHMTTNLVECINSVLKGARNLPVLALVRATYYRLNELFTRKSAETHERKRAGFTYSVFAQQRIEASMQQAGNIVVHRFDRRNEVFEVCEMTTGKLYVHDVYKMTEIRKLYRFEFTPLGDPETWPAYEGSTLVANPALR, encoded by the exons ATGTATGTTGTTAGAAAAGACGATGTGGGTATGATCTCAGACCGGCATGAATCAATACGGACAGCAGTAAATCGTTCCGGAGGTGACTGGCAACCTCTAAGAACATGGTGGATGTTTTGTATAAGGCACATCGGCAGTAACTTCTTAAGAGCATTCAAAGTCCCTCACTTGCAAAAGCTTGTTGTCAACATAGGGTATTCAAGAACGATGGAGGAGTACAATATCAACTATAAGAGGTTGGAAGAGCGAGGCGAGGCATATGCCAGGTGGTGCGATGCCATTGGACTCAGACATTGGGTATTGGCATTCGACGAGGGACATCGATGGGGCCATATGACAACGAACCTTGTCGAGTGCATTAACTCAGTGTTGAAGGGTGCCCGTAATCTACCTGTGTTAGCGTTGGTCCGAGCAACCTATTATAGGTTAAATGAACTTTTTACACGGAAGAGTGCCGAGACTCACGAACGCAAGCGTGCAGGATTTACTTACTCCGTATTTGCACAACAGCGGATAGAAGCAAGTATGCAACAAGCTGGGAATATAGTTGTGCACCGCTTTGATAGACGAAATGAGGTGTTTGAGGTGTGCGAAATGACTACCGGAAAG TTGTATGTGCATGATGTGTACAAGATGACGGAGATTCGTAAGTTATATAGATTTGAGTTCACACCATTAGGTGATCCCGAGACATGGCCTGCTTATGAGGGATCCACATTGGTCGCCAATCCCGCCCTGAGGTGA